One Amaranthus tricolor cultivar Red isolate AtriRed21 chromosome 10, ASM2621246v1, whole genome shotgun sequence genomic window carries:
- the LOC130825464 gene encoding calcium-dependent protein kinase 26 — MAVGQNSSKNGPLTQPCRCFKVANLKEAILDASETSHLRDLYVLGDQLGWGQFGVIRECVNKLTGDVLACKSISKDRLVTQDDVRSVKLEIEIMSKLSGHPHVVALKAVYEEEAYVHLVMELCAGGELFHRLEKQGRYPEGQAKVIFRHLMEVVQYCHDNGVVHRDLKPENILLATKSSSSPIKLADFGLATYIKPGQDLHGTVGSPFYIAPEVLSGGYTEAADVWSAGVILYILLSAIPPFWGKTKSKIFDSVRAADLRFPSEPWDRISESAKELIKKMLCKNPLKRLTAEQVLAHSWMEEHDTAPEDTHEYGVSCSEHLKTRDNSISVSFIARDQDISFGTGSAVNCEPESPTFSCGSSFSTFMVEPSTPTLVSSGFTFRSSGDFKALEFVSPIPSMPSFTFFSAHSINEHENQNGGRSSYRESTDKVHAGDMEKRFESPDSSLSSGTDDGELKQNSADSKQNEAMGLRVLGIHNKRNRTIGLGEFEQLDIVVTESVIRWASCTHLPTTSSLRLSLVC; from the exons ATGGCTGTTGGCCAAAACAGCAGCAAGAATGGACCATTAACTCAGCCATGTCGTTGTTTTAAGGTGGCGAACTTAAAAGAAGCTATATTGGATGCTAGTGAAACATCCCATTTAAGAGATCTTTATGTTTTAGGAGATCAATTAGGATGGGGGCAATTTGGTGTGATTAGGGAGTGTGTGAATAAGTTAACTGGGGATGTATTGGCTTGCAAGTCGATTTCCAAAGATAGATTGGTAACACAAGATGATGTTCGAAGTGTGAAGCTTGAAATTGAGATTATGAGCAAGCTGTCGGGTCATCCTCATGTGGTTGCTTTGAAAGCGGTTTATGAGGAAGAAGCTTATGTTCACTTAGTGATGGAGCTTTGTGCTGGAGGTGAGTTGTTCCATCGATTAGAGAAACAAGGAAGGTATCCGGAGGGTCAAGCCAAGGTTATATTCCGGCATCTAATGGAAGTTGTCCAATATTGCCATGATAATGGTGTTGTTCACAGAGATTTGAAGCCTGAGAATATTTTGTTGGCAACAAAGTCATCTTCTTCACCAATTAAGTTGGCTGACTTTGGCCTTGCCACATATATCAAGCCAG GGCAAGATTTACACGGGACAGTAGGGAGTCCATTCTATATAGCTCCTGAAGTTTTGTCTGGAGGTTACACCGAAGCTGCTGATGTGTGGAGTGCTGGTGTGATTCTCTATATACTTTTGAGTGCTATTCCCCCATTTTGGGGGAAgacaaagtcaaaaatatttgaTTCAGTGCGAGCAGCTGATCTGCGCTTCCCATCTGAACCTTGGGATCGGATCTCAGAATCTGCCAAGGAGCTGATCAAGAAAATGCTTTGCAAAAATCCTTTGAAACGCTTGACAGCTGAGCAAGTTTTAG CTCACTCATGGATGGAAGAACATGATACAGCTCCTGAAGACACACATGAGTATGGTGTTTCCTGCTCTGAGCATTTAAAAACTCGAGATAACTCAATTTCGGTTTCATTTATAGCCAGGGATCAAGATATAAGCTTTGGCACGGGATCTGCAGTAAACTGTGAACCGGAATCACCAACATTCTCATGCGGATCATCTTTCTCAACATTTATGGTGGAGCCATCCACACCTACCCTTGTATCAAGTGGATTTACATTCCGAAGTAGCGGTGATTTTAAGGCTCTTGAGTTTGTTTCTCCTATTCCTTCCATGCCTAGCTTCACGTTTTTCAGTGCTCACTCAATAAATGAGCATGAGAATCAAAATGGGGGTCGTTCAAGCTACCGTGAAAGCACAGACAAAGTTCATGCAG GAGATATGGAAAAACGGTTTGAATCTCCGGATTCCTCCCTTAGCTCAGGAACTGACGACGGAGAGCTAAAACAGAATTCAGCAGACTCTAAGCAGAATGAAGCAATGGGTTTGAGGGTTCTGGGTATCCACAACAAGAGGAATAGAACGATTGGGCTTGGCGAGTTCGAGCAGCTTGATATTGTGGTAACCGAGTCAGTAATCAGATGGGCGTCATGCACTCACTTACCCACGACGTCATCACTCAGACTGTCTCTTGTATGCTGA
- the LOC130824924 gene encoding uncharacterized protein LOC130824924 yields the protein MAKRKSFYGKLSKSEFWLDKVVFLGHWISRDGIITDPEKIRTIIDLPTPNSVKELTTSPVFVLLAYSDASFEGLACVLLQEGKLIVYTLGKLRPNEKNYPVHVGLHTGPNPNRTGPELVGQEDWIFKF from the exons ATGGCTAAGAGAAAaagcttttatgggaagttAAGTAAGAGTGAGTTCTGGCTTGACAAAGTTGTTTTCTTAGGTCATTGGATTTCAAGGGATGGCATTATTACGGATCCTGAGAAGATAAGAACCATTATTGACTTGCCAACACCTAATAGTGTAAAAGAG TTGACTACTTCTCCAGTATTTGTATTGCTTGCGTACAGTGATGCGTCTTTTGAGGGTCTAGCTTGTGTGTTGTTGCAAGAAGGAAAGTTAATTGTTTATACTTTGGGAAAATTAAGACCAAATGAGAAGAACTACCCGGTGCACGTAGGACTACACACCGGTCCAAACCCGAACCGGACCGGACCTGAACTGGTTGGACAGGAAGACtggatttttaaattttga